GAATTGTAGTTGTTATCCAGCAAATGAAAAAGATACTAACACTAGCTATTGATAGTATCTAGATACTTCACATTCTGATTCCATACTTATTACTGCTATACAAAATTTCTTGGTATATCCATAATATTCGTCCATGACTATGATGCTTGCAAATATCGATGAATCAACCATAAATCTCAATAGCTATCCCTCTTCTCTAAACTCTCTAATAGATTTCCATGCAGATTCTAGTGAGGGTGTAACACCACTTAGTATCTTCTCAATAGTTTCTATAACCATTCTAAGCTCCTCCATCTTCTTCAAATCACTCCTAATCCCAATACTGAGAATTTCTGTACCCATAACAACTCTGATATGTATAGTAACCTATTTATCTAGAGCCATACAAAATATACCAAATAGTTATTCATAAGTATAGAGCTAAGATCTGTAAAATAAATCTATTAATGTCTAGCAATACTTATGAATAATATATGTCTAAGGGTTATATACTTCCTATATTCTTCTTAGCCATGCTCGGGGTATTATTGCTATGTCATTAAATAATACTTATCTATGTAGTTTTTGTGAAGAAGATTTATATACATGTATAGCGTAGAGAATTATTCCAAGGATTAGCATTATTATCATTAAATCTGAGTAGAGTCCTACATAATTTTCTGATATAAGGAATGGATTTATTTTTAATGGATATAGCGGTTTAATGTCGTAGTATAGTGGTGCATCAAGTAATACATGGAGAGCCCATCCAGATATTCCAGCTAGAATATATCTCCATAGCTCTCTCCTACTATCTACAAGATATAGCTGTTTAAAGAGATTCTCTAGGAATTTATCTGCATGAAACATTATGTAGCCTAGGATTGAACCTGCTATTACTGATGCTAGGAATGTATGGAGATATCCATGGAGAGGATAGCCTTTTATTCTTAGTAATCCTGTTATTAAGAGAAATCCTTCTATATCAACAATAATGTTAGCTATTATAAATGTAGGCCAGTGGATCTTCTTTCTCAGAGCATATCCTAGAACTAGTGCAGGGCCTAGGTGGAGAGGTGTAAAAGGCATAATATACCACTGATAGATATTCTGAATATCTGAATAGAAGATTTTAACTCTATCTTGTATAGCAAAAGTTTGGATGGGTATTCTAAGTATTCTACAAAGTCTTATATATAAGATTTTGAATACTTATTGCAGTTGGTGAAGATCTATGCAATATGTTCGTCTTGGATGGTCTGGGCTAAAGGTGTCTAAAATATGTTTAGGGACAATGAGCTTTGGAGATCCTAGACTACAATCATTTGGTGGAGGTGGCTGGATTGTTGGGAGGGAAGAGGCTTTAAAGGTTTTGAAAAAGGCATGGGATTTAGGTATAAACTTCTTTGATACTGCAAATGTGTATTCTATGGGTAAGTCTGAGGAGATTTTAGGGGAATTTCTCCAGGAGATTGATAGGGAGGAAGCTGTTGTTGCAACCAAGGTCTATTTCCCTATAGGGCCAGATCCTAATGATAGAGGGGTTCGGGTCTGAACGATACTCATAATTATTCTCAAATACTCTTAATTACTTTCTTCATCCCTTCATGTTTTGTTCCCCTGCTCCGTCTGGTTTCACTCTTCATTGCAGGGGCTCTTGGGGGTGACCCAGGCACCCCTGCATACGCTTCTAATACTTTTATCCATATATTTATAGCGCCTATCTTATCTCTATCAGCTATGAACCCACATCTATGGCATACTCCGAGTCTTCCAATATATCTAATTTTTGATTTGCATCTTGGGCACTCTGAAGATGTTTTCCTCGGATCTACGAATATTATAGGGATGTTGTACTCTACAGCTTTGCTTATTACCGATTCCTGAAGCTTTCTATAGGCAAATAATGTGAGTTTCCAGACAATTTTGCTATTCTTGCCACTGAATGATCCCTTGAGCTTCTCAAGATCCTCTAAAGCAATTGCATAACCATGTCTCCTAGCCTTCAACACAATTTCTTTTGCAAACTTTCTACACCAATCTGTAACAATATTTCTAGATTTTCTATGAAGTTCCCTGATCCTGTTCAGAATCTTCTCGTTGTATCTCCACCTCTTAGGATATTTTCTCTGGATATCCTCAGCTCTAGCCTTCTTGCTAAGAGCATCTATAAATCTAGTCCTATACCCCCTAACCTTAGAACCATCATATGATACAACATGTCTTAGATTTACATCTAGAGCTACAACGCCTCTAGGAGTATATAGTTTATATCTTGTCTCAAACACTATGCTCACATAGA
Above is a genomic segment from Ignisphaera aggregans DSM 17230 containing:
- a CDS encoding conserved hypothetical protein (KEGG: tpe:Tpen_1540 hypothetical protein~SPTR: A1S0F6 Putative uncharacterized protein), which gives rise to MPFTPLHLGPALVLGYALRKKIHWPTFIIANIIVDIEGFLLITGLLRIKGYPLHGYLHTFLASVIAGSILGYIMFHADKFLENLFKQLYLVDSRRELWRYILAGISGWALHVLLDAPLYYDIKPLYPLKINPFLISENYVGLYSDLMIIMLILGIILYAIHVYKSSSQKLHR
- a CDS encoding transposase, IS605 OrfB family (COGs: COG0675 Transposase and inactivated derivatives~InterPro IPR010095~KEGG: smr:Smar_0767 IS605 family transposase OrfB~PFAM: transposase IS605 OrfB~SPTR: A3DMK8 Transposase, IS605 OrfB family~TIGRFAM: transposase, IS605 OrfB family~PFAM: Putative transposase DNA-binding domain; Probable transposase~TIGRFAM: transposase, IS605 OrfB family, central region); this translates as MPEGAYHRTLKAVAEVIEGDLEDLLWDLVIYRYVLQRVIDVLWDLDVVPEKSQIHQMFYNMLRGYGFRAHVARNIYSTAIALVESAKDNRGSKPIVRRLSARLDYQDARIDLSNRTVRIILRDKWYILRIRHRDEYIEKFKGLKWKEVHVKYYNARLYVSIVFETRYKLYTPRGVVALDVNLRHVVSYDGSKVRGYRTRFIDALSKKARAEDIQRKYPKRWRYNEKILNRIRELHRKSRNIVTDWCRKFAKEIVLKARRHGYAIALEDLEKLKGSFSGKNSKIVWKLTLFAYRKLQESVISKAVEYNIPIIFVDPRKTSSECPRCKSKIRYIGRLGVCHRCGFIADRDKIGAINIWIKVLEAYAGVPGSPPRAPAMKSETRRSRGTKHEGMKKVIKSI
- a CDS encoding aldo/keto reductase (COGs: COG0667 oxidoreductase (related to aryl-alcohol dehydrogenase)~KEGG: cma:Cmaq_0471 aldo/keto reductase~SPTR: A8MBX3 Aldo/keto reductase~PFAM: Aldo/keto reductase family), whose protein sequence is MQYVRLGWSGLKVSKICLGTMSFGDPRLQSFGGGGWIVGREEALKVLKKAWDLGINFFDTANVYSMGKSEEILGEFLQEIDREEAVVATKVYFPIGPDPNDRGVRV